In Syngnathus scovelli strain Florida chromosome 10, RoL_Ssco_1.2, whole genome shotgun sequence, the following are encoded in one genomic region:
- the cep350 gene encoding centrosome-associated protein 350 isoform X4 has protein sequence MGEMRSSKRALPIGVTDPQHTDNNIDTDLTTAWSSLPQSKAALRRIENHVEAVPGTTALLLSVMDPPKKKLSVSVRSRDETRGSLKSKEHRRSSSKKRRSRSPLRNATQDSNVGQDNSMSLREQLASYRETAPPSQPSSQLEAYRLQSMSGPLSPSSDAQFSKPVYQKDFWDKRIDGDEDIAHSENSIEVCYLDDPPTVDTPQTSADPSHAISSVLARETSSPEAQITQNMDLQSNPFLPPASDLLCRWENSPSTSPGSDCQRLENLRRHQPDDKLEKLKERIRRQVKHQEEAAEKEKVLNRLEQPIMANNNKGGTAAKIRKVAAAPQAPTYKGFSKTEARTRTTHGNSLKEEDLLSLNKDALKDPIKQSAERTAPRPQRDRYRHVQQEAKPTRKIHKAASGQTAKTVITPASWREGLKLVNQVLGAAPKQSREKRHHLDDKRQQTASHRRSYVDKSSEANHLRRSRSTDRSHSELHAQSKSYSRSTSSPSAACPVPLGKDRLSADIRAIFDDPRLECKTAEEEEDRSRPLSGRGKGGQRGKARSLSQTRTPLSFWGSTVPTHVPSKGSRSANPSPHRQGSTNEAETQLKKRHYDSDKIRQYMVKQKEDRKRRQAEEKKSLQEESERRNQRLQELYRRQKEMAKTVVTPTEATSTTPWQKRFRDETYNWMDESHLGEVMQMQSSAVSHQLRPLYQPSGESDKENKRLEVPQSPSSSDRSLTNDQLSPQLTRGDLDGGVPSRLNPSVQSSAGALGYANYDPHLSQPVRPENSMVAGDVKPTITEPATWSQSRKSRFDALKATAISLSNRIESEARQIARVGINFGEATSLDADILAPMSTRADLDERAMAPRPGTFKSDDLTLRIQRLITSAGLSPCHSASLPGAGNLHAFKGQPQEIPADGLERNPVNGLERTDDAPPFRPSRAAEDNKEKLHDSSGGSISEGTILSEGSFSKDEMSPPQPPNNHVPKLTGGYNETTVQRIEVQRLTDFQKEAAKCLALTSPLMPQKRPKMPWEELSKGDPYSVINIYLKNLNVKVSDRNSPAVDSFQSGDSHKDAAAYEDDFVSFHSSQQSKNSSSPHSMAMDSKKSPPSRGRLASPLAFPDLGLTQATASLKNDIRKNGKLHYSPSALQQYMAAELKYQESIEQSLRQLGDVERLMGLPIDPQAEQQTSPPSRQRMTSPSGFLDASPAADFLSEPPRNGVGPSNSSRPAGNLHYSPAALHQHVTAELQYQESIDESLRHLGDLERMMGVSIAQQESASMAQILKAKQQKYENDLYEQKIQAERKALEAQLQREEDRERTARAHEELLEKLVLTQKETAEAARHIKELTDLARTQIEGALAVSAFAPEPSVLTKHHQKKQSKSDSDSFQREESSRSLSHTDSRPVQRPNAADKSGPNSPSHTPSEHIQEMNKEETELEWKKDDDKRADREAGSNSIEEECPTADDSLCSQSIPSVADDKEYSFKFDSSRTEDEVEERSFSSLLPSKVHRRSSLENRPHHHHHEDSEDEAIDESRTLVSGSHHVSKHENPNISFSGGKDSFSRFTMDMVRQHMKDEDLRLQHQNALLRLRQKAVKEKIRTELAWLEHQKKHFRNKGEDDKLPPLRKKQKGLLLRLQEEQAEIKRLQEANKVARKEKQLLLKQQEEIERMRTSTLRLKERLKSAGAEALPESPMSETPVSEAAPSSMRPTDDSRTPSPSPSMSASETSSIMQKLKKMRSRMDEKFLTKREQQLMQRRHHAEELLQWKKRLDQEEAEVRRIEKEALASWGAGGVTSESRSKTISEIIPKSSHHRNSEPKAIGEKGYVTEDDYSSAASECSIHTEGHLQESRSPSSAPPASVAEMTLASDPSSPTNYIEDFAASLTLSKQSSPIKGSHNHASPSDIKSASKMQPHSSHQISKQAANKGTETPMASQTEPISDQSDIESRIKALKEELRKRKSMASQLKREQKMRQKERLKAQEASLLKQLETYDNYIGKTKAELNKEPVPSPHSKSQKKDPTLAADQSGPLSPIKRSETSEVPTVGPASDSSLHQNLSRSTSAPEELNVEVVSPSPVRDGPDFLTSGHDRFHSPDSTLRPSTKSQIIESEKDDTVLESHSAAADLIAHTNDKPPSDHSCRLDLDVIFSAKEATIKDVQASSPLTDYQDDFESALSSPRKEQHISKPDSVCHSEIRDSSQDEEIEEEIAEDLSHSSVASGESQESGRLLDLQKTEDSNNDNQSIHSISPAPIAQSHIPIPPIIDKMPSFNVGDRVLVGNVQPGTLRFKGSTSFAGGFWAGVELDKSEGSNCGTYNGVVYFECQERHGIFAPPEKISHLSAEVEIISDAAGHDDLHSNDASEPREDEHKSDEDVSEKIEILETSEETSQNDVIVDLIVNPELNLNDQEEPKAETHLENNNQSTPQNEQEIRDTLQKENVLDQYLPPSSPEFDIVEKDESLDQSTSTNSQEISAAAEKEEVSADNQLIVSELSQEAGDHKDVQKERISSVTLADKLLNNFVIDTVQHLVQIKKAKEQKIEASNQISEDIVLDPEEQGRISFLEAHDGLSSEPSSPEFCNRPESPILGASGQEELVKRLAELELNRDLLDELGDDQDWFDEDFGLSSRREQQRLQQKHRDKETNLGAGRSASSAEDTLRGLASHPDGDQSAKTPPRPALPLPLPPKVPEQPVMVVPHSVGEVEKMVHAAIQEIWESCGLTKEGNVTLSHTTRPKPSREFFNVEDITDDTEAIAIRSYKMAVYDLTWEILQDIYAEDPNANQPEWVKPQRIRPAFSHRVKTPGDISKVQEFVTEEVLKLYGLAKNKSKKSDWQKMLKFGRKKRDRVDQLLVKDLHEEEAQWVCYEEDELSVKMQLADSIFDLLLKDTANSLRLITKRAAIS, from the exons ATGGGTGAGATGAGGAGTAGTAAGAGGGCTCTGCCCATTGGTGTCACGGATCCTCAGCACACAGATAACAACATTGATACAG ATCTAACAACTGCATGGAGCAGTTTGCCTCAGTCCAAAGCCGCT cTGCGACGAATAGAAAACCATGTGGAGGCCGTTCCTGGAACAACAGCGCTCCTCCTCTCTGTCATGGACCCACCCAAAAAGAAACTATCTGTATCAGTCCGCAGCAGAG ATGAGACGAGGGGGTCCTTAAAGTCCAAAGAGCATCGGCGCTCAAGTTCCAAAAAGAGACGCTCACGCAGCCCGCTAAGAAACGCCACCCAAGACAGCAATGTCGGCCAGGACAACAGTATGTCGCTCAGGGAACAGCTGGCTTCCTACAG GGAGACCGCCCCTCCATCGCAACCATCATCTCAGCTGGAGGCTTACAGGCTGCAGTCAATGTCAGGACCTCTCTCCCCATCATCAGACGCTCAATTTAGTAAGCCCGTCTACCAGAAAGACTTTTGGGACAAGCGGATAGATGGGGACGAGGACATTGCACATTCGGAAAACAGTATAGAGGTCTGTTACTTGGACGACCCGCCCACCGTAGACACCCCGCAGACCTCTGCCGACCCGTCACATGCTATAAGTTCAGTCCTAGCCAGGGAGACGAGCAGTCCCGAGGCACAAATCACCCAGAACATGGATCTTCAGTCCAATCCGTTTCTACCTCCTGCCTCAGACTTGCTATGTAGATGGGAAAACTCTCCCTCCACCAGTCCTGGCTCGGATTGCCAGCGTTTGGAAAACCTAAGGCGACACCAACCGGACGATAAGCTTGAAAAGCTCAAAGAGCGCATCCGAAGGCAGGTCAAACATCAGGAGGAGGCTGCGGAGAAGGAAAAAGTGTTGAACCGTCTCGAGCAGCCCATAATGGCCAACAATAACAAAGGTGGCACTGCAGCAAAAATAAGGAAGGTAGCAGCTGCACCACAAGCGCCTACTTACAAAG GCTTCAGCAAAACGGAGGCAAGGACACGTACTACTCATGGGAATTCGTTAAAAGAAGAGGATCTTCTTAGTTTAAACAAGGACGCACTAAAAGACCCCATAAAGCAGTCTGCCG AAAGAACAGCACCCAGGCCGCAACGAGATAGGTATCGTCACGTACAGCAAGAAGCTAAACCAACCAGGAAAATCCACAAAGCTGCCTCTGGCCAAACTGCAAAAACTG TGATTACGCCTGCTTCCTGGCGGGAGGGCTTGAAGCTGGTaaaccaggtacttggtgcagcTCCTAAGCAAAGCAGGGAGAAGAGGCACCATCTCGATGACAAACGGCAACAAACAG CTTCCCATCGGCGGTCCTACGTTGACAAAAGCTCTGAAGCAAACCACCTCCGTCGCTCAAGAAGCACAGACAGAAGTCACAGTGAATTGCACGCTCAGTCCAAAAGCTACTCCAGATCCACGTCGAGCCCCTCAGCCGCTTGTCCAGTGCCTTTAGGCAAAGACCGCTTGTCAGCTGATATCCGGGCTATATTTGATGACCCACGACTTGAGTGCAAAACagccgaggaagaggaggatcgATCTCggccattgtctggacgaggtaAAGGTGGTCAGCGTGGGAAAGCAAGGTCATTGTCTCAAACAAGGACTCCGCTCTCCTTCTGGGGAAGCACTGTGCCAACACATGTCCCCTCAAAAGGCAGCCGTAGTGCCAACCCCTCCCCACATCGACAAGGGTCCACAAATGAGGCTGAAACTCAGTTGAAGAAGCGCCACTACGATTCAGACAAAATCCGTCAGTACATGGTTAAGCAAAAAGAGGACAGAAAAAGACGACAGGCAGAAGAAAAGAAATCTTTACAAGAAGAGTCGGAGAGGAGAAACCAGCGGCTTCAGGAGCTCTACAGGAGGCAAAAGGAAATGGCGAAAACTGTAGTCACTCCCACCGAGGCAACTTCAACAACGCCTTGGCAGAAACGATTTAGGGACGAGACCTACAACTGGATGGATGAGAGTCATCTTGGCGAGGTCATGCAGATGCAGTCTTCTGCTGTGTCACATCAACTG AGACCACTTTATCAACCCTCTGGCGAGTCTGATAAAGAAAATAAGAGGTTGGAAGTACCACAGAGCCCCTCGAGCAGTGACAGGTCTTTGACCAACGATCAGCTATCTCCTCAATTAACAAG gggTGATTTGGATGGTGGAGTTCCATCTCGACTTAATCCATCTGTTCAGTCCAGCGCAGGTGCTCTTGGGTATGCAAATTACGACCCTCACCTTTCTCAACCTGTGAGGCCAGAGAACTCAATGGTAGCTGGTGATGTCAAGCCCACCATCACAGAACCCGCCACCTGGTCTCAGTCAAGAAAGTCCCGCTTCGACGCCCTCAAGGCCACAGCCATCTCGCTCTCTAATCGCATAGAGAGCGAAGCCCGGCAGATTGCCCGGGTGGGAATCAACTTTGGGGAAGCAACTTCATTGGacgctgatattttggctccaaTGTCCACTCGGGCTGATCTCGATGAAAGAGCCATGGCGCCCCGGCCTGGCACATTCAAAAGTGATGATTTGACATTGAGAATTCAGAGACTTATAACAAGCGCAGGTCTTAGTCCATGCCATAGTGCCTCTCTTCCGGGAGCTGGGAATTTGCACGCCTTCAAAGGGCAACCACAAGAAATTCCTGCTGATGGACTAGAAAGGAACCCAGTCAATGGCTTAGAGAGAACAGATGACGCGCCTCCTTTTAGACCCTCTCGAGCAGCTGAGGACAACAAGGAGAAGCTACATGACTCAAGTGGCGGTTCGATCAGTGAGGGTACCATACTGAGTGAGGGGAGCTTCAGTAAGGATGAAATGAGccctccacaacctcccaacaaTCATGTTCCCAAATTGACAGGTGGCTACAATGAAACAACTGTTCAAAGAATAGAAGTACAGCGCCTCACTGACTTTCAGAAGGAGGCTGCCAAATGCTTGGCCCTCACGTCACCATTAATGCCTCAGAAAAGACCCAAAATGCCCTGGGAGGAGTTGAGCAAGGGAGACCCTTACAGTGTAATCAACATTTACTTAAAGAACCTCAATGTTAAAG TGAGTGACAGGAATTCTCCAGCTGTTGACTCTTTTCAATCCGGAGATTCCCACAAAGACGCAGCGGCCTATGAAGATGACTTTGTGTCGTTTCATAGTAGCCAACAGTCAAAGAACAGTTCCAGTCCACACAG TATGGCAATGGACAGTAAAAAGTCTCCACCATCCCGAGGAAGACTGGCTTCTCCTTTGGCCTTTCCCGATTTGGGTTTGACTCAAGCCACAGCCTCTCTCAAGAATGATATTCGGAAAAACG GGAAACTCCATTATTCACCTAGTGCCCTGCAGCAGTATATGGCAGCAGAGCTCAAATACCAGGAGTCCATAGAACAATCACTGAGACAGCTCGGGGATGTGGAGAGACTGATGGGTCTGCCTATTGATCCGCAG GCCGAACAGCAAACGTCTCCACCGTCAAGACAACGAATGACCTCTCCTTCTGGCTTTCTGGACGCTTCTCCAGCCGCAGATTTTCTCTCTGAACCCCCTAGAAATGGTGTCGGGCCCAGTAACAGCAGCAGGCCCGCGG GTAATCTTCACTATTCTCCTGCCGCCCTGCATCAACATGTGACGGCAGAGCTTCAGTACCAGGAGTCCATTGATGAGTCCTTGAGACATCTCGGGGATCTGGAGAGGATGATGGGTGTGTCCATAGCCCAGCAGGAAAGTGCTTCAATGGCTCAAATACTCAAG GCCAAGCAGCAGAAATATGAGAATGACCTTTATGAGCAGAAGATCCAGGCTGAAAGAAAGGCTTTGGAGGCCCAGCTGCAGCGGGAAGAAGACCGTGAGAGGACGGCCCGG GCTCATGAGGAATTGCTGGAAAAACTGGTGTTAACTCAAAAAGAGACAGCTGAAGCAGCACGTCACATCAAAGAG CTGACAGATCTGGCACGGACTCAAATCGAAGGAGCTCTGGCTGTGTCTGCTTTtgcgcctgagccttcggttctgACCAAGCATCATCAGAAAAAACAGAGCAAATCAGATTCCGACAG CTTCCAGAGAGAAGAATCAAGTCGAAGCCTCAGTCATACTGACTCGCGACCTGTACAAAGACCCAA tgctgCAGACAAAAGCGGTCCCAACAGCCCCTCACACACACCTTCAGAACATATACAGGAGATGAACAAAGAAGAAACCGAATTGGAATGGAAGAAAGATGATGACAAGCGGGCAGACAGGGAAGCGGGCAGCAATTCAATCGAGGAGGAATGTCCCACTGCGGACGATTCCCTTTGCAGCCAAAGCATCCCCTCTGTAGCTGATGACAAGG AGTACTCTTTCAAGTTTGACTCATCGAGAACAGAGGATGAGGTGGAAGAGCGCTCCTTCAGCTCTCTGCTGCCGTCCAAGGTGCACCGTCGTAGCTCTTTGGAGAACAggccacaccaccaccaccacgaggATTCAGAGGATGAAGCTATAGATGAAAGCAGAACCTTAGTCTCAGGCTCACATCATGTTTCAAAG CACGAGAATCCGAATATATCCTTTTCTGGAGGAAAAGACAGCTTCTCACGGTTCACCATGGACATGGTGCGTCAGCACATGAAAGACGAGGACCTGCGATTGCAGCATCAGAATGCTCTGCTGCGGCTACGTCAGAAAGCCGTCAAGGAAAAAATCAGAACTGAGCTGGCGTGGCTGGAGCACCAGAAAAAGCACTTTAGGAACAAAGGTGAAGATGATAAATTGCCGCCTCTCAGGAAGAAGCAGAAGGGCCTTTTGTTAAGACTTCAGGAGGAGCAG GCTGAGATCAAGCGTCTTCAAGAAGCAAATAAAGTAGCAAGGAAAGAAAAACAGCTGTTGCTGAAGCAGCAAGAGGAGATTGAGCGAATGAGGACCTCAACACTGAGACTAAAAGAGCGTCTTAAATCTGCTGGGGCAGAAGCGCTGCCT GAGTCTCCAATGTCCGAAACGCCGGTTTCAGAAGCCGCGCCTTCTAGCATGAGACCTACCGATGACAGCCGCACCCCATCGCCATCTCCGTCCATGTCTGCAAGTGAGACCAGCAGCATCATGCAGAAGCTCAAGAAGATGCGTTCTCGCATGGATGAAAA ATTCCTGACTAAGCGGGAGCAGCAGTTGATGCAGCGGCGTCATCACGCTGAAGAGCTGCTGCAGTGGAAAAAGCGGCTCGATCAAGAGGAGGCAGAGGTCCGGAGGATAGAAAAAGAGGCCCTGGCTAGTTGGGGAGCTGGCGGTGTCACATCGGAAAGTCGGAGCAAGACAATCTCTGAAATTATCCCCAAGTCCAGTCACCATCGAAACTCGGAACCAAAAGCGATCGGTGAGAAAG GTTATGTGACTGAGGATGATTATTCCTCAGCAGCATCCGAGTGCAGCATCCACACAGAAGGCCACTTGCAGGAATCAAGAAGTCCATCCTCAGCACCACCTGCATCAGTGGCTGAAATGACGCTTGCCTCGGACCCGAGCAGCCCTACAAATTACATTGAGGACTTTGCTGCTTCACTCACACTCAGCAAACAG TCTTCTCCAATCAAAGGCAGCCACAATCATGCCTCTCCCTCTGATATCAAGAGTGCGAGCAAGATGCAGCCTCACTCTTCACACCAAATATCCAAGCAGGCCGCAAATAAAGGCACGGAAACACCTATGGCTTCACAGACCG AGCCCATTTCAGACCAGAGTGACATAGAGAGCCGTATCAAGGCCCTGAAAGAGGAGCTGAGGAAGCGCAAGTCAATGGCGAGTCAGCTCAAAAGGGAGCAGAAGATGAGGCAGAAGGAACGCCTGAAGGCACAAGAGGCCAGCCTGCTGAAACAACTGGAG accTATGACAACTACATTGGAAAAACTAAGGCAGAGCTCAACAAAGAACCTGTGCCATCACCTCATAGCAAGTCTCAGAAGAAAGATCCCACCTTAGCTGCAGATCAATCCGGGCCCTTGTCTCCTATCAAAAG GTCTGAAACGAGTGAAGTACCTACTGTGGGGCCAGCCAGCGATTCATCACTCCACCAAA ATCTTAGCAGATCTACCTCGGCACCTGAAGAGCTCAATGTTGAAGTGGTGTCTCCTTCCCCTGTACGTGACGGCCCTGATTTCCTGACCTCGGGTCACGACAGGTTTCACTCACCAGACTCTACTTTAAGACCTTCTACCAAGTCCCAAATAATAGAGTCTGAGAAGGATGACACTGTTTTGGAATCGCATTCTGCTGCAGCGGACCTCATCGCTCACACCAATGATAAGCCCCCATCAGATCACTCCTGTAGGCTAGACTTGGATGTCATTTTCTCTGCAAAGGAGGCAACGATAAAGGATGTCCAGGCTTCTTCTCCTCTGACAGATTACCAAGATGACTTTGAATCAGCACTTTCGTCACCTAGAAAAGAGCAGCACATTTCCAAGCCGGACTCTGTTTGCCATTCTGAAATCAGGGATAGCAGTCAAGATGAAGAGATTGAAGAGGAGATTGCTGAAGACTTGAGTCACTCTTCAGTTGCTAGTGGCGAAAGCCAGGAATCTGGACGACTACTTGATCTTCAGAAAACTGAAGACTCCAACAATGATAATCAGAGCATTCATTCTATCTCCCCAGCACCCATTGCTCAATCTCACATCCCGATCCCTCCGATTATCGATAAAATGCCAAGTTTCAACGTCGGAGACCGTGTTCTCGTCGGTAACGTCCAACCTGGGACACTAAGATTCAAAGGTTCAACCAGCTTTGCTGGAGGTTTTTGGGCCGGTGTGGAGTTAGACAAGTCTGAGGGGAGCAATTGTGGCACCTACAATGGAGTCGTATACTTTGAGTGCCAAGAACGTCATGGGATCTTTGCTCCTCCTGAAAAGATCAGCCATCTGTCTGCTGAGGTTGAGATCATCTCAGACGCCGCAGGACACGACGACTTGCACTCAAATGATGCATCAGAGCCGCGTGAGGATGAACATAAAAGTGACGAGGATGTTTCAGAAAAGATAGAAATTCTGGAAACAAGTGAAGAAACCTCTCAAAATGATGTCATTGTAGACTTGATAGTTAACCCGGAACTAAACCTCAATGACCAGGAAGAACCAAAAGCTGAAACTCACCTCGAAAATAACAACCAGTCCACGCCACAGAATGAACAGGAGATAAGGGACACACTCcagaaagaaaatgtgcttGACCAGTACTTGCCACCAAGTAGTCCGGAATTTGATATAGTCGAGAAGGACGAGTCTCTTGACCAGTCCACATCAACAAACAGTCAGGAGATTTCTGCAGCAGCAGAGAAAGAAGAGGTGAGCGCAGATAACCAGTTGATAGTTTCTGAGCTTtcccaggaagctggtgatcacaAGGATGTGCAGAAGGAGAGAATTTCTTCAGTCACTTTAGCCGACAAACTACTGAATAACTTTGTGATTGACACCGTTCAGCATTTAGTTCAGATTAAAAAGGCCAAAGAGCAGAAAATTGAAGCTTCCAATCAGATCAGTGAAGACATCGTCTTGGATCCAGAGGAACAAGGGCGTATTTCATTCTTGGAAGCTCATGATGGACTATCTTCCGAGCCGTCCTCGCCAGAGTTTTGTAATCGACCG GAAAGTCCAATTTTGGGGGCTAGTGGGCAAGAAGAGCTTGTTAAGCGACTTGCTGAGCTGGAACTGAACCGTGATCTGCTGGACGAGCTAGGCGACGATCAGGATTGGTTTGATGAGGACTTTGGCCTCAGCTCACGTAGGGAACAGCAGAGACTCCAACAGAAGCACAGGGACAAAGAGACAAACCTCGGCGCGGGAAGGTCTGCCTCCTCGGCTGAAGATACCCTAAGAGGATTGGCATCGCACCCAGATGGAGACCAATCAGCAAAGACACCACCAAGACCCGCACTCCCTCTTCCACTACCCCCTAAAGTGCCAGAACAACCTGTCATGGTGGTGCCCCACTCAGTCGGCGAGGTCGAAAAGATGGTCCATGCTGCCATTCAGGAGATCTGGGAGAGCTGTGGCCTTACAAAGGAAGGAAACGTTACACTATCACACACGACCCGCCCCAAACCTTCCCGAGAGTTTTTCAATGTCGAGGACATCACCGACgacacggaggccatcgccatcCGCAGCTACAAAATG GCTGTGTATGACCTGACATGGGAGATCCTCCAGGACATCTATGCTGAAGACCCCAACGCCAACCAGCCTGAGTGGGTTAAGCCGCAACGAATCAGGCCCGCCTTTTCCCACAGAGTCAAGACACCTGGAGACATCAGTAAAGTGCAG GAATTTGTCACAGAAGAAGTTCTGAAACTTTACGGTTTGGCCAAAAACAAGAGTAAAAAGTCAGACTGGCAGAAGATGTTGAAATTTGGCCGAAAGAAACGAGACCGAGTGGATCAACTACTG GTAAAGGATCTCCACGAGGAGGAGGCTCAGTGGGTCTGCTACGAAGAAGACGAGCTGTCAGTCAAGATGCAACTGGCGGACAGCATCTTCGACTTGTTGCTGAAGGACACGGCAAACTCGCTCCGTCTCATCACCAAGAGGGCCGCCATCAGTTGA